A part of Hominilimicola fabiformis genomic DNA contains:
- a CDS encoding helix-turn-helix domain-containing protein, with translation MAKKMSKLKTEELTEILKQTTDIDVFLDDNELLPNVSLAEYINELVEEKKTKIADVARKAHMSSSYLYKLGEGKRKSPTRNKALQICFGLGLDIDESNELLKLAGVGVLYSKIARDSIIMFCLEKKHSILKCEELLEKYKELSIINEK, from the coding sequence GTGGCAAAAAAAATGTCAAAATTGAAAACAGAGGAGCTGACTGAAATATTAAAACAAACAACAGATATAGATGTTTTTTTAGATGACAATGAGTTACTTCCGAATGTATCTTTAGCAGAATATATTAATGAACTTGTGGAAGAAAAAAAGACTAAAATTGCGGATGTTGCAAGAAAGGCACATATGAGTTCGTCATATTTGTATAAATTGGGTGAGGGAAAACGTAAGTCACCGACGCGAAATAAAGCCTTGCAGATTTGTTTCGGACTTGGACTGGATATAGATGAAAGCAATGAGCTTTTGAAGCTGGCGGGCGTAGGTGTGCTTTATTCAAAAATTGCACGCGACAGCATTATTATGTTTTGTCTGGAAAAAAAACACAGCATTTTAAAGTGTGAAGAATTGCTTGAAAAATACAAGGAACTGTCAATTATTAATGAGAAGTAA